The following are from one region of the Magallana gigas chromosome 4, xbMagGiga1.1, whole genome shotgun sequence genome:
- the LOC136274801 gene encoding inhibitor of nuclear factor kappa-B kinase subunit epsilon-like — protein MSTYRATENYVYKTDECIGRGATGDVYKGVHKVTGEHCALKLCDSRFTQQLQREVEAMRQLQHPNITKFYQLEYDKESAKPILVMELCEKGNLLEVLREPSNAFGLPEEEYLRFFSHLVSGMKNLRQNGFSHRDIKPGNILVCIADDGSYVYKLSDFGTAKPLKDGDFFQFLVGTEEYLHPDIFKAAFIERHRPR, from the exons atgagcACATATCGTGCCACTGAGAATTATGTGTATAAAACAGACGAATGTATCGGGCGTGGTGCCACTGGCGATGTATACAAAGGTGTACACAAG GTTACGGGGGAGCATTGTGCCCTCAAGCTCTGTGACTCGCGCTTCACCCAGCAGCTCCAGAGGGAGGTAGAGGCCATGCGCCAACTCCAGCACCCCAACATCACCAAGTTCTACCAACTGGAGTATGAT aagGAGAGTGCCAAACCAATCCTAGTGATGGAACTGTGTGAGAAAGGGAACCTGCTGGAGGTACTAAGGGAGCCCAGCAATGCCTTTGGTCTCCCAGAGGAAGAATACCTCAGATTCTTTAGTCATCTAG TCTCTGGCATGAAGAACCTTCGTCAAAATGGATTCTCCCATCGTGATATAAAACCCGGAAACATCTTAGTGTGCATAGCAGACGACGGCAG ttATGTCTACAAACTGTCTGACTTCGGGACAGCTAAACCTCTCAAGGATGGAGATTTCTTCCAGTTTTTAGTCGGAACAGAAGAATACTtg cATCCGGACATCTTCAAGGCAGCCTTCATTGAACGCCACAGACCGCGGTAG
- the LOC136274292 gene encoding uncharacterized protein: MEMNKTVDDPQGSTEALSESLPRETLPTGTQVETKEAQHVSTEAHSMSMEAQHVPTEAHHAEEGRLVSTEAQHMHTGAPHLFQELKTESLGTQDMPPKIEALGLMQTEEACEHLENDAKPKTGDLEIPGPSFTSTIRRESLMNKCSMISMMLDHDSDDDEEANNKELDQAALSRLCAESGEIILREEARALSELTIKTVLAEERITLEARRMSKMAIQSAYSAAVVTPLRSSKKPNIFRRLLACCFGCCRRRH, from the exons ATGGAGATGAACAAAACCGTTGATGACCCACAGGGGTCCACAGAAGCCCTCAGCGAATCCTTGCCTCGGGAGACCCTGCCCACAGGGACCCAGGTCGAGACCAAAGAGGCACAACATGTGTCAACAGAGGCACATTCCATGTCCATGGAGGCTCAGCACGTGCCCACAGAGGCACACCACGCAGAAGAGGGACGGCTCGTGTCCACAGAGGCCCAGCACATGCACACAGGGGCACCTCACCTGTTCCAAGAGCTCAAAACCGAGTCCCTAGGGACACAGGACATGCCCCCGAAAATTGAGGCACTCGGATTAATGCAAACAGAAGAAGCCTGTGAACATTTAGAGAACGATGCCAAACCCAAG ACCGGTGATTTGGAGATACCGGGTCCTTCGTTTACATCGACCATACGGAGAGAATCATTG ATGAACAAATGTTCGATGATATCGATGATGTTGGACCATGACAGTGATGACGACGAGGAAGCAAACAACAAAGAACTGGACCAGGCG GCCCTGTCCAGACTTTGTGCAGAGTCGGGGGAGATAATTCTTAGAGAAGAG GCACGTGCATTGTCAGAGCTGACCATCAAAACAGTTCTGGCTGAGGAGCGAATAACATTAGAG GCCAGAAGGATGTCCAAGATGGCGATACAGTCTGCCTACTCAGCGGCCGTGGTTACTCCACTAAGGTCCTCTAAGAAG CCAAACATCTTCAGGCGACTTCTAGCTTGCTGTTTTGGGTGCTGCAGGAGGAGacattaa